The genomic stretch TGCCGGCGGGATCGTGCCGTAGCGGGCCGTTCTTGTGGCTCCCCGGTACGACGCGCACGCAGCCCTTCGTGTCGGGGGCATCGTCGAAGTGGAAGATCGCGGCGGCCATCCGCCCGTATTTGTGCGGGAAGAACGGATGGTCCTGGTGCATCGGGAAGGGCGAGCCCTTCTCCGGCGGCTTGACGAAGAGCTTGGTGTGGTGCAGCTGCACGTCCTCGGAGCCGAGGACCTGCGCGGCGATGTCGACGAACCGCGGGTCGGTGAGCAGCCGGCTGAAGGCGGCCGAATAGAACTGCGTGTCGTGGAGGTGCTGCAGCGAGGTCTTCACCATCGTGCCCGCAGCCTCGCGGCCGGACGCCCAGGTCGCGTCGGGCTGTTCCTTCCGGCGCTCCAACACGGCGTGCGCCTCGGCCCGCATTTCGGCGGCCTCGCGCTTGGACAGCAGCCCCTTCACCAGAACGTAGCCGTTCTTGCGGTACGCGCGCTGCTCAGCGGCAGTGAGCATGGTCAGATCCTCCAGGCCGAATCTCCGTCGGCGCGATCGCTCGATCGCGGGGTTGTGGACGAGCCTAGAACACGCTCTCCGGACGGGGAACGCGGACTTCCACCGTGGCGCGGTTCACTGAAAGAGCCTCGTCACCGCCAGCCCAGCGCTGCCCCGCCGCCCACATGATCGTGATCGGATAAAGCCGCGAAACGCCGTGCAAATCCGATCACGATCATGAACCCGGGGGCGCTGCAGCTACTTGGCCCACGCCGGACGACATCGCCCCGAGCCCCGCCGAGAGCGCGCTAGCCGGTGCCGCCCGTCCAGGTGGTGGCTGGCTGTCGGTTGACTTCGACCATGCTCTAAATTTTAGGGTCAGACCATGGGACCCAGCCGACGCCGCCGATTCCTGGTCCTCGCCATCTGCTGCGCCAGCATGCTCGTCGTGGTGATGGACATCTCCATCGTCAACGTCGCGTTGCCCGCGATCCGCGCCGACCTGCACGCCTCGGTGTCGGGCCTGCAGTGGACGATCGACGCCTACACCCTGATGCTGGCCAGCTTCCTGCTGCTGGCCGGATCCACCGCCGATCGAGTCGGCCGTCGGCGGATCTTCCAGGTGGGTCTCGCCCTCTTCGGGGTGGGCTCTCTGGTGTGCAGCCTGGCCCCGAGCATCGGCTGGCTCATCGCGGCGCGTGCGCTGCAGGCCGTCGGTGGGACGATGCTCAACCCGGTGGCGTTGGCGATCGTCGTCACCACCTTCCCGGACCGGACTGAGCGGGCCCGAGCCATCGGCGTGTTCGGGTCGATATCCGGCCTCGCGCTGGCGCTGGGTCCGATCCTGGGCGGCGCCCTGGTCGACAGCTTCGGCTGGCGTTCCATCTTCTGGGTCAACGTGCCGATCGCGGCCGCCGCCATCGTGTGCACGGCACTGTTCGTGCCCGAATCCCGCGCCGCCCGGGCGCGTCGGTTCGACCCGGTGGGCCAGGCCCTGGTCATCCTGATGCTGGGCAGCGTCGTCTACGCGATCATCGAGTCCACCCGGTTGGGCTGGACCTCGCCGGTCATGCTCGGCCTGCTCGCCGTCGCCGTGGCCGCCGGGGTGGGCATCCTCGGCTACGAGCCACGGCGGGTCGACCCGCTGCTGGAGTTGCGCTTGTTCCGCAGCGTGCCGTTCAGTTCGGCGATCCTGTTGGCGCTGTTCGCCTTCTGCGGGTTCGGCGCGTTCCTGTTCGTGACCACCCAGTACCTGCAGAACGTACGCGGCTTGTCGGCGATGAGCGCCGGACTGTGCCTGCTCCCGGTCGGGATCCTGATCCTCGTTCTCGCTCCGCTCGCCGGCCGACTGGTCGGAGCCTGCGGCCCTCGACTGCCGCTGGTGCTCGCCGGAGCCGCACTGGCCCTGGGCGGTGGCGCGTCGCTCTGGCTCGCACCGACGACGCCGCTGCCGGCCGTGCTCGCGATCTACGGGCTGTTCGGCATCTTCCTGGGCACGGTCAACGCGCCGATCACCAACTCGGCGGTCTCCGGAATGCCCACCTCGATGGCCGGGGTGGCCGGCTCGTTGGCCTCGACCGGACGGCAGACCGGCACCAGTCTGGGCGTCGCGATCTCCGGCACGATCGTGGGCTCGGCCGTTGTCCGCGGGGGGACGGCGTACACCAGCGCCGAGCACACCGTGTGGTGGCTCCTGCTCGGGCTCGGCGTCGGCATCCTGGTGCTGGGGTTGCTCAGCACCGGACGATGGGCCCGGGGCACCGCACGGCGGGCGGCGACCCGGTTCGAGGAAGTGGACCCGGGGTCGTCCAACCCCACCTTCCGCGCCGACGACCGGACGCCGGCCGGCAACGTCTAACGCAGGTCGCGGGCCCGGGCCGCGAGCGCGTCGAGGGCTTCGCCGAACGGGCGCTCGAGCCAGTCGAGATGGTTGGCCTCTCCGTGGTGGTGCGTCGTGAGGCGGTCGTCCCGGAGAGGGGCGGTGTGCCGGACGTAGTCACGGGTCCCCTCGACCAGCGTCCGGATGTAGTGCAGGCCCTGGGGGTCGGCCATTCCCCATTCGCCGCCGCACGCGACGTACACCGGGGAGGTGTGGGCGAACACTCGCCGACCCCACTCGTCGAGATGGTTGTCGACGCCGTACGCGCGGCACGCGATCCAGGAGTGCCCGTCGACCCGGACCTGCTCGGAGAGGGACAGGCTCCGGCCGCCGTCGGTCCTGGCCGCGGCGATCACCTCGCCGTTGCACACGAGTTCCAGGGAGCGCAGCGGGAAGACGCTGGTGACCGCGGCGTCGACGGTGACTGTGCCCGGCCCGGTCAGCTCGACCGTGTCACCGGCTTCCCGTCCGTCGACGGTGAGCGTGAGCAGTGGGCCGCCGGACAGGAAGGTCCGGCCCGCCCGCACCGCGCGACACCAGCCGTCGTAGGACTCGTCGCCGTCGAGCCGGGCGTAGGTGCGGTAGAGGCCGACCGGGACCTCGCTGGACATCTTGTCGGTGCCGCCGACGAGCGGTAGCCGGTAACCGCAGTTGAGGTAGCGGTAGTACTCGAGCAGGGCATTGTCGGACTGCGCGAGCATCTCGACCGCATCGGCCCGCCCGGTGGCGACGAGTACGGCGGGTTCACCGTTGGGGTTGGGGAAGTGCGCGGCGACGACGGTGCCACCCTGCCCGTGCGCACGGTCGGCCCAGTCGCTGAGCGTCGCATCCAGCGCACCGCCGAGCTCTCCCTCGTCCGGCCCGTCGGTGCACCACGGCATGACGGGCTCCTTCAGACCCCACAGGATGAGGTGCCCGAGGGCGTGCTGGCGGTTCTCCTGGCCGACATAGGTGAAGTAGCCGCCGCCGTCGACCACGGTCGGGCGTCCGGTGAAGTCCTCGGTATTGGTGAAGAGCGCGCCCCACTGTGACTGGAGGAGGTTCACCACGCGCAGGTCCTCGCCCAGCTGCTCGAGCTGCGCGCCGGGCGTGGACAGGAAGTGGACGTGGGAGTCGCCCGACCACCAGCCGGCCGCGGCCAGGTCGGTCATCCGGGCGATCCGCAGCGTCAGCTCCCGCTGACCGGGCTCGATCCGTACGGTCTGCCGGAGCGGTTCGTATTCGAAGCCGCGGGCCACGTCGACGAGAACGTCGCCTCTCGGCAGCCATCCCTGGCAGGTGCCGTCGATGTAGGCGTAGGTCTGCTGTCCGAGCCGGACGTCGCCGCCGACGTCGTAATGCCAGGTTCCGAGGTTGGAGGCGACGTGGTTGTGGTGGCCGTGCGGCTGGTAGGGGACGCCGGCGGGGGAGCGGAAGTGCACCCGGCACGGCACCGGGCGGCCGGTCGCGTCGTCGAGCACGGTGACGTGCACCCAGTTGCGGCCGCTCTCGGCGACCTCGAAGCGCACCCGGCCGTCGTCGATCCGGCCCTCGCGCTGCACCTCTTCCCACTGCGCCTGCCCGAGCTGCTGTCCTTCCCGGCGTACGACGACCGTGGCGGACGGGACGGCCGCGATGGAGGTGTAGGCGGGACTGGTGCCCGGCTCGCCGACGGCCGCGCCCCATCCGGGCCGGTCGTCGTCGCCGGGTAGCCGCTGCGGATAGGTCGCGACGCCACGGTCGACGGTGACGTCGAGTGCTCCGCTTTGGTCCGCGCCCTCCGGATCGGTCACCGTCAGGAGCACCGGACGGCCCGGCGTCCGCACGAACGGATGCTCCTCGAGGTGACCGAGCGTGATGCCCGCGACGAGGAACGGCGAGCCCTCAGGGATCAGCTCGATGCGCTCGATCGGGATGTCGGGCTCGGGATTCTCCCAGCACCACAGGTAGTACGCCGCCGG from Mycobacteriales bacterium encodes the following:
- a CDS encoding MFS transporter, whose protein sequence is MGPSRRRRFLVLAICCASMLVVVMDISIVNVALPAIRADLHASVSGLQWTIDAYTLMLASFLLLAGSTADRVGRRRIFQVGLALFGVGSLVCSLAPSIGWLIAARALQAVGGTMLNPVALAIVVTTFPDRTERARAIGVFGSISGLALALGPILGGALVDSFGWRSIFWVNVPIAAAAIVCTALFVPESRAARARRFDPVGQALVILMLGSVVYAIIESTRLGWTSPVMLGLLAVAVAAGVGILGYEPRRVDPLLELRLFRSVPFSSAILLALFAFCGFGAFLFVTTQYLQNVRGLSAMSAGLCLLPVGILILVLAPLAGRLVGACGPRLPLVLAGAALALGGGASLWLAPTTPLPAVLAIYGLFGIFLGTVNAPITNSAVSGMPTSMAGVAGSLASTGRQTGTSLGVAISGTIVGSAVVRGGTAYTSAEHTVWWLLLGLGVGILVLGLLSTGRWARGTARRAATRFEEVDPGSSNPTFRADDRTPAGNV
- a CDS encoding CehA/McbA family metallohydrolase, with the translated sequence MPSYEPLDIASVCNAGLDVLGAADTDPALGRVELRGLPFLIGPEQPSKDSCFVAPRSPVSVDVGRSARRVIVAHRLLEPAGPAGHGVGETVAHYSFHLAGGRVVTVPIRERFEIQVVPPEWGRDPFLAVSDTLDSNAPRFEGSWSEAGFRLTEHDKGRPAAYYLWCWENPEPDIPIERIELIPEGSPFLVAGITLGHLEEHPFVRTPGRPVLLTVTDPEGADQSGALDVTVDRGVATYPQRLPGDDDRPGWGAAVGEPGTSPAYTSIAAVPSATVVVRREGQQLGQAQWEEVQREGRIDDGRVRFEVAESGRNWVHVTVLDDATGRPVPCRVHFRSPAGVPYQPHGHHNHVASNLGTWHYDVGGDVRLGQQTYAYIDGTCQGWLPRGDVLVDVARGFEYEPLRQTVRIEPGQRELTLRIARMTDLAAAGWWSGDSHVHFLSTPGAQLEQLGEDLRVVNLLQSQWGALFTNTEDFTGRPTVVDGGGYFTYVGQENRQHALGHLILWGLKEPVMPWCTDGPDEGELGGALDATLSDWADRAHGQGGTVVAAHFPNPNGEPAVLVATGRADAVEMLAQSDNALLEYYRYLNCGYRLPLVGGTDKMSSEVPVGLYRTYARLDGDESYDGWCRAVRAGRTFLSGGPLLTLTVDGREAGDTVELTGPGTVTVDAAVTSVFPLRSLELVCNGEVIAAARTDGGRSLSLSEQVRVDGHSWIACRAYGVDNHLDEWGRRVFAHTSPVYVACGGEWGMADPQGLHYIRTLVEGTRDYVRHTAPLRDDRLTTHHHGEANHLDWLERPFGEALDALAARARDLR
- a CDS encoding phytanoyl-CoA dioxygenase family protein, translated to MLTAAEQRAYRKNGYVLVKGLLSKREAAEMRAEAHAVLERRKEQPDATWASGREAAGTMVKTSLQHLHDTQFYSAAFSRLLTDPRFVDIAAQVLGSEDVQLHHTKLFVKPPEKGSPFPMHQDHPFFPHKYGRMAAAIFHFDDAPDTKGCVRVVPGSHKNGPLRHDPAGSYHLPIDEWPLDSAIPLEAEAGDVLFFTYLTVHGSGINTSDEARTTWLVQFRDPADPPLNDSHRFSQGQGMILRGVRHEDPDIDERGIALGAAP